From one Nonomuraea polychroma genomic stretch:
- a CDS encoding MFS transporter yields the protein MATFASLFRVREFRYLYPAYALSYLGDQLSSVAVAVLVFDRTGSAAVTAVAFAAAFLPSALGPVLGSFADRFPRRRLLIACDLARAVLVAALAIPGMPMGAAIALLYLAHLFTPPFTSARAALMPEVLSGEAYVIGNGLTNLTYQISQVAGFAIGGATVLLITPVGALLVNAATFAISAMLIWRGIRPRSALGSQGVHWSPIRGAVEGVRYVFADSWLRQCLLLVWLVPAFAFGVEAIAYPLARELGGGPSLAGMLMATIALGYATGATVLTRWTSPPVRDRILVPLALLPGLALLPLLAHPPTPVVLILLFCSGLGCSFSTPLNAMFVLRAAPAYRGRAMGVAIAGIAAGQGGGFLLSGWVSELGVTASATVGLCGIGAVAAAVCCGAAYSSASARSMSTDVASGEPSGT from the coding sequence TCTGTCGCCGTGGCCGTCTTGGTGTTCGATCGGACAGGTTCGGCGGCGGTCACCGCCGTGGCGTTCGCGGCGGCTTTCCTGCCGTCCGCTCTCGGTCCGGTGCTGGGTTCATTCGCCGACAGGTTCCCTCGCCGGAGGCTGCTCATAGCTTGTGACCTGGCCCGTGCCGTACTGGTCGCGGCGCTGGCGATTCCGGGAATGCCGATGGGTGCGGCGATCGCACTGCTCTATCTCGCGCACCTGTTCACTCCGCCGTTCACGAGCGCCCGCGCCGCGTTGATGCCGGAGGTGCTTAGCGGCGAGGCGTATGTCATCGGCAACGGCCTGACCAATCTCACCTACCAGATCAGCCAGGTGGCCGGGTTCGCGATCGGCGGCGCCACCGTCCTCCTGATCACACCCGTTGGCGCTTTGCTCGTGAACGCAGCGACATTCGCGATCTCCGCGATGCTCATCTGGCGAGGGATCCGGCCTCGGTCCGCACTCGGGAGCCAAGGCGTCCATTGGTCACCCATCAGGGGCGCGGTGGAGGGTGTGCGGTACGTATTCGCCGATTCCTGGTTGCGGCAGTGCCTTCTCCTGGTCTGGCTGGTGCCGGCGTTCGCTTTCGGCGTCGAGGCGATCGCCTATCCCCTCGCCCGCGAGCTGGGTGGCGGCCCGTCGCTTGCCGGAATGCTCATGGCCACGATCGCCCTCGGCTACGCGACCGGAGCAACGGTCCTGACTCGGTGGACTTCACCGCCCGTGCGCGACCGCATCCTGGTACCGCTCGCCCTACTTCCCGGACTTGCGCTGCTTCCCCTGCTCGCGCACCCGCCCACACCCGTGGTTCTCATCCTGCTGTTCTGCTCCGGGTTGGGATGCTCGTTCAGTACGCCACTCAACGCGATGTTCGTCCTGCGGGCCGCCCCGGCTTACCGGGGACGCGCCATGGGCGTCGCGATCGCCGGCATCGCGGCCGGTCAGGGTGGCGGATTCCTTCTCTCGGGATGGGTGTCCGAGCTCGGGGTCACTGCTTCGGCCACCGTGGGATTGTGCGGCATCGGCGCCGTCGCCGCCGCGGTGTGCTGCGGCGCCGCCTACTCATCCGCGTCCGCGCGTTCGATGTCTACGGACGTGGCGTCCGGCGAGCCGTCCGGGACCTGA
- a CDS encoding sigma factor codes for MSQAEEFEELRPLLFAVSYRILGSVSDGEDTVQETWLRYEASPMQPTSTKAFLSAVVTRISIDVLRSTRRRREEYVGPWFPELMLTDPYEDLERSAQPTDSLSMAALLLLVRLPPLERAVFRPRFEADRREREELAGRFLEAFREGDVGGLRELLAADVHMVPDHCGKAPYATRPIIGVENVARVCAAIIPPSVQTVDPYEANGQPGAIVRDRDAKVLNTLALDILDGRIQAIRAVINPDKLGQAGRLADAWAVTREANQARWPRIDDVKWGYG; via the coding sequence ATGAGCCAGGCTGAGGAGTTTGAGGAGTTGCGGCCGCTGCTGTTCGCGGTCTCCTACCGGATCCTCGGCAGCGTGAGCGATGGCGAGGACACGGTCCAGGAGACCTGGTTGCGCTACGAGGCCTCCCCGATGCAACCCACGTCGACCAAGGCTTTCCTGTCGGCCGTGGTCACCCGGATCTCGATCGACGTACTGCGGTCGACCCGCCGCCGGCGAGAGGAGTATGTCGGGCCGTGGTTCCCCGAGCTGATGCTGACCGACCCCTATGAGGACCTGGAGCGCTCGGCGCAGCCGACTGACTCGTTGTCCATGGCAGCGCTACTCCTGCTCGTGCGGCTGCCCCCGCTCGAGCGCGCGGTCTTCCGGCCCCGGTTCGAGGCCGACCGGCGGGAGCGCGAGGAACTCGCCGGGCGATTCCTCGAGGCCTTCAGGGAAGGCGACGTCGGCGGGCTGCGGGAGCTCCTCGCCGCCGACGTCCACATGGTCCCCGACCACTGTGGCAAAGCCCCGTACGCAACCAGGCCCATCATCGGCGTTGAGAACGTGGCCCGGGTGTGCGCCGCGATCATCCCGCCGTCCGTCCAGACCGTGGACCCGTACGAGGCGAACGGCCAGCCGGGCGCGATCGTCCGTGACAGAGATGCCAAGGTGCTCAACACCTTGGCGCTCGACATCCTCGACGGGCGAATCCAGGCGATCCGCGCGGTGATCAACCCCGACAAGCTCGGGCAGGCGGGTCGGCTGGCGGACGCCTGGGCGGTCACCCGCGAGGCGAACCAGGCTCGCTGGCCACGGATTGACGATGTGAAATGGGGATACGGGTGA
- a CDS encoding helix-turn-helix domain-containing protein → MSPEGTAPSRATTWKDWLANADLCREIATADGTDLSAGGRVVDLGVAVLEVKRLRPVHLRREADRVRTHDQDVVQLVVPMRGTVDVTWEGRHDSVTVGDLYVHDLAQLDEVNLQSDGRESLELAVVAIPKPVLPLRGEAMESVLGHGVPGDHGVSGLLKGFIEDLADEKLSLNAADGQRLGAVLVDLVAACFSSLSESGPGPRPGSQRQTLALRIRTYIQCHLADPELSPRSVAAAHHISVSYLHRLFQEEGDTVSAWIRDQRLRRTRRDLADAALIDVPIHEIAARWGFGRAGDFSRAFRRTYGESPREFRSRTARRTPRP, encoded by the coding sequence GTGAGCCCGGAAGGGACAGCTCCTTCGCGGGCGACGACCTGGAAGGACTGGCTCGCCAATGCCGATCTGTGTCGTGAGATCGCGACCGCCGACGGGACCGATCTCTCGGCTGGTGGGCGTGTGGTCGATCTCGGCGTGGCTGTATTGGAAGTGAAGAGACTTCGCCCGGTACACCTGCGGCGGGAGGCCGATCGGGTACGGACTCACGACCAGGATGTGGTACAGCTCGTCGTGCCCATGCGCGGCACCGTGGATGTGACCTGGGAGGGACGGCACGACTCCGTGACCGTGGGTGATCTGTACGTACATGACCTTGCTCAGCTCGATGAGGTAAATCTGCAGTCCGACGGGCGTGAGTCTCTGGAACTGGCCGTGGTCGCCATCCCAAAGCCAGTGCTGCCGCTGCGGGGCGAGGCGATGGAATCCGTGCTGGGGCATGGCGTGCCTGGTGACCACGGAGTGAGCGGGCTACTCAAAGGGTTCATCGAGGATCTGGCCGATGAGAAGCTGTCGCTCAACGCTGCGGATGGGCAGCGGCTGGGGGCGGTGCTGGTGGATCTCGTGGCCGCCTGCTTTTCCAGTCTCTCGGAATCGGGTCCGGGCCCGCGGCCGGGTTCCCAACGGCAGACCCTCGCCCTGCGCATTCGCACCTACATTCAGTGCCATCTGGCCGATCCCGAGCTCAGCCCGCGGTCGGTCGCGGCCGCACACCACATCTCGGTCAGCTATCTCCACCGGCTCTTCCAGGAGGAAGGCGACACGGTTTCGGCGTGGATACGCGACCAACGGCTGCGGCGCACTCGTCGTGACCTCGCAGACGCCGCGCTGATCGACGTGCCGATCCACGAGATCGCCGCCCGGTGGGGGTTCGGCCGGGCAGGCGACTTCAGTCGTGCCTTCCGCCGGACCTACGGCGAGTCGCCGCGCGAGTTCAGGTCCCGGACGGCTCGCCGGACGCCACGTCCGTAG